The proteins below are encoded in one region of Pseudonocardia sp. DSM 110487:
- a CDS encoding GntR family transcriptional regulator produces MVHDEAAVLPPLGRSTTRSDLVAASIKSAILSGRLRPDELLVERKLADLLGVSKTPVREALIALTSSGLLTPTRNRGVAVRRLRPEDVQQVYEMRLLVEPWAAGQVAATGTFDAAEARRALDDAARFVEADDHPGLSLANRRFHRSIYSTCANELVIRSLDDLQDLTALGTVSLLWEQWPTWRAELEEHREILAAVQERRAADAEELMRGHIQRSITRLQDERERAAAG; encoded by the coding sequence ATGGTGCACGACGAGGCGGCCGTGCTGCCGCCGCTCGGCCGCTCGACCACGCGGTCGGACCTGGTGGCCGCGTCGATCAAGTCCGCGATCCTGTCCGGCCGGCTCCGGCCGGACGAGCTGCTCGTCGAGCGCAAGCTGGCCGACCTCCTCGGCGTCTCCAAGACCCCGGTGCGCGAGGCGCTGATCGCGCTGACCTCGTCGGGCCTGCTCACGCCCACCCGCAACCGCGGGGTCGCCGTACGTCGCCTGCGACCGGAGGACGTGCAGCAGGTCTACGAGATGCGGCTGCTGGTCGAGCCGTGGGCCGCGGGCCAGGTGGCCGCCACCGGCACGTTCGACGCCGCCGAGGCGCGCCGCGCGCTCGACGACGCGGCGCGCTTCGTCGAGGCGGACGACCACCCCGGGCTGAGTCTCGCCAACCGGCGGTTCCACCGCAGCATCTACTCCACCTGCGCGAACGAACTGGTGATCCGCTCCCTCGACGACCTGCAGGACCTCACCGCGCTCGGCACCGTGAGCCTGCTGTGGGAGCAGTGGCCGACCTGGCGCGCCGAGCTGGAGGAGCACCGCGAGATCCTCGCCGCGGTCCAGGAACGAAGGGCCGCCGACGCCGAGGAACTGATGCGGGGCCACATCCAGCGTTCGATCACCCGGCTGCAGGACGAGCGAGAGCGAGCCGCGGCAGGCTAA
- a CDS encoding TIGR03619 family F420-dependent LLM class oxidoreductase — translation MKLGVSLPTTGSTASADTIGTVAETAERIGLDTVWTFERLLSPTAGGLMDGQTVPLPDAYDSVLAPLEVLAFAAARTSRITLGTSIMVALLHNPADLARRFATLDRLSGGRVVAGLGQGWMAQEFEAAGVPLSSRGPRFSEFIEAVRAVWGSDPVSYDGRFYRIEESNVGPKPLRDDIPILAGAASPGGIQRAARLGLGLNPVWFGWEALEGTVEVYRAAAEEAGRDPATLPVVVRVNQFPATEPTADGASPTGSPAQIVEAIPRLERIGVTELLWNFDEGPVEEQFPRLAELVGASV, via the coding sequence GTGAAGCTCGGTGTCTCGCTCCCCACGACAGGTTCGACCGCGAGTGCCGACACCATCGGCACGGTGGCCGAGACGGCGGAACGCATCGGCCTCGACACGGTGTGGACGTTCGAGCGCCTTCTGTCCCCCACCGCGGGCGGCCTGATGGACGGGCAGACGGTTCCGCTACCGGACGCGTACGACTCCGTGCTCGCGCCGCTCGAGGTACTGGCGTTCGCCGCGGCGCGCACCAGCCGGATCACGCTCGGCACCAGCATCATGGTTGCCCTGCTGCACAACCCAGCCGACCTCGCGCGCCGGTTCGCCACGCTCGACCGGCTCAGCGGCGGTCGGGTGGTCGCGGGGCTCGGCCAGGGTTGGATGGCGCAGGAGTTCGAGGCCGCTGGTGTGCCGCTGAGCAGTCGTGGCCCCCGCTTCAGCGAGTTCATCGAAGCGGTGCGCGCAGTCTGGGGATCCGACCCGGTCTCGTACGACGGCCGCTTCTACCGGATCGAGGAGTCGAACGTCGGCCCGAAGCCGCTACGGGATGACATTCCGATCCTCGCCGGCGCTGCATCGCCGGGCGGGATCCAGCGCGCCGCCCGGCTCGGGCTGGGCCTGAACCCCGTGTGGTTCGGCTGGGAGGCGCTCGAGGGCACGGTGGAGGTGTACCGCGCCGCGGCCGAAGAGGCAGGTCGCGACCCGGCGACGCTCCCGGTGGTCGTGCGGGTCAACCAGTTCCCCGCGACCGAGCCCACCGCTGACGGCGCGTCGCCTACCGGTTCGCCCGCGCAGATCGTCGAGGCGATCCCGCGGCTGGAGCGGATCGGGGTCACAGAGCTGCTCTGGAATTTCGACGAGGGCCCGGTCGAGGAGCAGTTCCCGCGGCTCGCCGAGCTGGTCGGAGCGTCGGTCTGA
- the glgX gene encoding glycogen debranching protein GlgX yields the protein MEIWPGSPYPLGANYDGGGTNFALFSEVAERVELCLFDENGRETRVDLPEREVLIWHGYLPRVRPGQRYGFRVHGPYDPRAGLRCNPAKLLLDPYSKAIDGHVRWDEALFSYRFGEPRSLNHTDSAPYMPRSVVVSPFFDWTGDRSLRIPYHETVIYEAHVKGMTMTHPDVPPEIRGTYSGLVHPVMIKHLKDLGVTAIELMPVHQFVHDHGLGQRGLSNYWGYNTIGFFAPHNDYASFGTRGEQVQEFKNMVKQFHRAGIEVILDVVYNHTAEGSHLGPTLSFRGIDNPNYYRLVPDQPEFYDDTTGTGNSLNVRAHESLRLIMDSLRYWVLEMHVDGFRFDLAAALAREFHAVDRLAAFFDLVNQDPVISQVKLIAEPWDVGEGGYQVGGFPSLWTEWNGKFRDTVRDFWRGEPASLGEFASRFTGSSDLYEKDNRRPIASINFVTAHDGFTLNDLVSYNDKHNEANGEDNRDGEGHNRSWNHGAEGPTDDGAVHALRERQKRNFIATLLLSQGVPMLAHGDEIGRTQHGNNNVYCQDNELAWVDWSIARDNSVLTDFISQVAALRREHPVFRRRRFFQGRSIRGSDIGDIAWLRPDGQPMSEEDWNTGFARSLAIYLNGEGIPERDAIGRRVVDDSFLLLFNAHHQAVPFTLPGEAYGRIWTIVVDTADPLRARARRRERDARPGGRLRITARSLMVLRKHY from the coding sequence GTGGAGATCTGGCCGGGCTCGCCGTACCCACTGGGCGCCAACTACGACGGGGGCGGCACGAACTTCGCGCTCTTCTCCGAGGTCGCCGAGCGCGTAGAACTATGTCTGTTCGACGAGAACGGCAGGGAGACGCGCGTCGACCTCCCCGAGCGCGAGGTGCTGATCTGGCACGGCTACCTGCCGCGCGTGCGCCCCGGGCAGCGCTACGGCTTCCGCGTGCACGGCCCGTACGACCCACGGGCCGGCCTGCGATGCAACCCGGCGAAGCTGCTGCTCGACCCGTACTCCAAGGCGATCGACGGGCACGTGCGCTGGGACGAGGCGCTCTTCTCCTACCGGTTCGGTGAGCCGCGCTCGCTGAACCACACCGACTCGGCGCCGTACATGCCGCGCTCGGTGGTGGTGAGCCCGTTCTTCGACTGGACGGGTGATCGGTCGCTGCGCATCCCGTACCACGAGACCGTGATCTACGAGGCGCACGTCAAGGGCATGACGATGACGCACCCGGACGTGCCGCCCGAGATCAGGGGGACCTATTCGGGGCTCGTCCACCCGGTGATGATCAAGCACCTCAAGGACCTGGGCGTCACCGCCATCGAGCTGATGCCGGTGCACCAGTTCGTGCACGACCACGGGCTGGGGCAGCGCGGCCTGTCGAACTACTGGGGCTACAACACGATCGGCTTCTTCGCCCCGCACAACGACTACGCGTCCTTCGGCACCCGCGGCGAGCAGGTGCAGGAGTTCAAGAACATGGTCAAGCAGTTCCACCGGGCCGGGATCGAGGTCATCCTCGACGTCGTCTACAACCACACCGCGGAGGGCAGCCACCTCGGACCGACGCTGTCGTTCCGGGGCATCGACAATCCCAACTACTACCGGCTGGTGCCCGACCAGCCGGAGTTCTACGACGACACCACCGGCACCGGGAACAGCCTCAACGTCCGGGCCCACGAGTCACTGCGCCTGATCATGGACTCGCTGCGGTACTGGGTGCTCGAGATGCACGTCGACGGCTTCCGCTTCGACCTCGCCGCCGCTCTGGCCAGGGAGTTCCACGCGGTCGATCGGCTCGCCGCGTTCTTCGACCTCGTCAACCAGGACCCCGTGATCAGCCAGGTCAAGCTGATCGCCGAGCCGTGGGACGTCGGCGAGGGCGGCTACCAGGTCGGCGGCTTCCCGTCGCTGTGGACCGAGTGGAACGGGAAGTTCCGCGACACAGTGCGCGACTTCTGGCGCGGCGAGCCGGCGAGCCTCGGCGAGTTCGCATCGCGCTTCACCGGTTCGTCCGACCTGTACGAGAAGGACAACCGCAGGCCGATCGCGTCCATCAACTTCGTCACCGCCCACGACGGGTTCACCCTGAACGACCTCGTCTCCTACAACGACAAGCACAACGAGGCCAACGGCGAGGACAACCGCGACGGGGAGGGCCACAACCGGTCGTGGAACCACGGCGCAGAGGGCCCGACCGACGACGGTGCGGTCCACGCGCTTCGGGAGCGGCAGAAGCGCAACTTCATCGCGACGCTGCTGCTGTCGCAGGGCGTGCCGATGCTCGCCCACGGCGACGAGATCGGCCGAACCCAGCACGGCAACAACAACGTGTACTGCCAGGACAACGAGCTCGCGTGGGTGGACTGGTCGATCGCACGGGACAACTCCGTGCTCACCGACTTCATCTCCCAGGTCGCCGCGCTGCGCCGCGAGCACCCGGTCTTCCGCAGGCGGCGCTTCTTCCAGGGCCGGTCCATCCGAGGATCCGACATCGGGGACATCGCGTGGCTCCGCCCGGACGGGCAGCCGATGAGCGAGGAGGACTGGAACACCGGGTTCGCGCGTTCGCTGGCCATCTACCTCAACGGTGAGGGCATCCCCGAGCGCGACGCGATCGGCCGCCGCGTCGTGGACGACTCGTTCCTGCTGCTGTTCAACGCCCACCACCAGGCCGTTCCGTTCACCTTGCCCGGCGAGGCGTACGGGCGGATCTGGACGATCGTGGTCGACACCGCCGACCCGCTGCGGGCGCGCGCCCGCAGGCGGGAACGCGACGCGCGGCCGGGTGGAAGGCTCCGCATCACGGCGCGCTCACTGATGGTGCTGCGCAAGCACTATTGA
- a CDS encoding putative quinol monooxygenase, with the protein MIFIVAKFTIRPEHADQWLDRVADFTEATRAEPGNIFFEWSRSVTDPNQFVVVEAFQDDAAAAHVGSDHFKTFIGWAPDVVATTPDIVSVQGVPGEGWSKMGEISPRT; encoded by the coding sequence ATGATCTTCATCGTCGCCAAGTTCACGATCCGGCCCGAGCACGCCGACCAGTGGCTCGACCGGGTGGCCGACTTCACCGAGGCCACCCGGGCCGAGCCGGGCAACATCTTCTTCGAGTGGTCCCGCAGCGTCACCGATCCGAACCAGTTCGTGGTGGTCGAGGCGTTCCAGGACGATGCAGCGGCCGCACACGTGGGGTCCGACCACTTCAAGACCTTCATCGGTTGGGCGCCGGACGTCGTGGCCACCACGCCCGACATCGTGAGCGTGCAGGGTGTCCCCGGCGAGGGCTGGTCGAAGATGGGCGAGATCAGCCCTCGAACCTGA
- a CDS encoding S9 family peptidase yields MSGCALHTVAGIIIGVMLLRRVGAGLGVGLGMGAGAAGIGWFYSSVLLDTSARPVFPERVLAVADGAITLTASRLTTQPGTWGLRWASDHESGLAVLGPVAGESKHEVVRPLIGGDRPEPGSAAVLDAGPYDPDPAARGLAFENVDVPGPLGSYPAWFVPADGDTWAVLVHGRGGARREALRILPALHALGLQQLVISYRNDVDAPASPDGYYHLGDTEWEDVEAAVRFAVERGARRIVLFGWSMGGAVTGAFLDRSADAARVAAVVWDAPLVDWRATLRQQARNRRLPPGFSPLASAVTSRRIGIDFNRFDLVRNPPAVRPPTLVVHSAGDTAVPVSASRALAAASGDLGWPMRYLEVPLVEHTASWNADPAAYEQEVTSFLAEVLDGRPEGGAGTMGV; encoded by the coding sequence GTGAGCGGCTGCGCGCTGCACACGGTGGCGGGCATCATCATCGGCGTGATGCTGCTGCGGCGGGTGGGAGCCGGGCTCGGCGTCGGCCTCGGCATGGGGGCGGGTGCGGCCGGGATCGGGTGGTTCTACTCCTCGGTTCTGCTCGACACGTCAGCTCGACCGGTCTTCCCGGAACGGGTGCTCGCGGTCGCCGACGGTGCGATCACGCTCACGGCCAGCCGCCTCACGACGCAGCCCGGTACCTGGGGGCTGCGGTGGGCGTCCGACCACGAGAGCGGGCTCGCGGTGCTGGGTCCGGTGGCAGGGGAGAGCAAGCACGAGGTGGTCCGGCCGCTCATCGGCGGGGATCGTCCCGAGCCCGGATCCGCGGCTGTGCTCGACGCCGGACCGTACGACCCGGATCCGGCGGCGCGCGGTCTCGCGTTCGAGAACGTCGACGTGCCCGGCCCGCTGGGCTCCTACCCCGCCTGGTTCGTCCCGGCGGACGGGGACACCTGGGCGGTGCTGGTGCACGGAAGGGGTGGAGCGCGCCGAGAGGCGTTGCGGATCCTCCCGGCGCTGCACGCGCTCGGGCTCCAGCAGCTGGTGATCAGCTACCGGAACGATGTGGACGCCCCGGCCAGCCCGGACGGCTACTACCACCTCGGCGACACCGAGTGGGAGGACGTCGAGGCCGCGGTCCGGTTCGCGGTGGAGCGTGGTGCGCGGCGGATCGTGCTGTTCGGCTGGTCGATGGGTGGTGCGGTCACCGGCGCCTTCCTCGACCGCTCGGCCGACGCCGCCCGTGTGGCGGCCGTCGTCTGGGATGCCCCGCTGGTCGACTGGCGTGCCACGCTGCGCCAGCAGGCGCGCAACCGGCGTCTCCCGCCCGGGTTCTCCCCGCTGGCCAGTGCGGTGACGAGCCGCCGGATCGGGATCGACTTCAACCGCTTCGACCTGGTGCGCAACCCGCCTGCTGTCCGGCCACCGACACTGGTCGTGCACAGCGCAGGCGACACGGCAGTTCCGGTCTCGGCCAGCAGGGCGCTCGCCGCCGCCAGCGGGGATCTGGGATGGCCCATGCGCTACCTCGAGGTACCCCTCGTCGAACACACCGCATCGTGGAACGCCGACCCCGCTGCCTACGAGCAGGAGGTCACGTCCTTCCTCGCCGAGGTGCTGGACGGACGCCCCGAGGGCGGTGCTGGCACGATGGGGGTGTGA
- a CDS encoding peptidylprolyl isomerase gives MTEAGNGKHTATLRTNQGDIRIILFPDHAPKTVANFVGLATGEKPYSQPNAQGGTSGPFYDGSIFHRVIGGFMVQGGDPTGTGRGGPGYEFGDEFHPELRFDRPYLLAMANAGPGTNGSQFFITVGPTPHLNRRHTIFGEVADAESRAVVDAIAATSTDRSDRPLSDVVIEHIDVSA, from the coding sequence GTGACGGAAGCAGGAAACGGCAAGCACACCGCGACGCTCCGGACGAACCAGGGCGACATCCGAATCATTCTCTTCCCGGACCACGCCCCGAAGACGGTCGCGAACTTCGTCGGGTTGGCCACCGGGGAGAAGCCCTATAGCCAGCCGAACGCACAGGGCGGCACGTCCGGCCCGTTCTACGACGGCTCGATCTTCCACCGGGTCATCGGCGGGTTCATGGTCCAGGGCGGCGACCCGACGGGCACCGGCCGCGGCGGGCCCGGGTACGAGTTCGGCGACGAGTTCCACCCGGAGCTGCGGTTCGACCGCCCGTACCTGCTGGCGATGGCCAACGCGGGCCCGGGCACGAACGGTTCGCAGTTCTTCATCACGGTCGGCCCCACCCCGCACCTCAACCGGCGCCACACGATCTTCGGTGAGGTGGCGGACGCGGAGTCGCGGGCCGTCGTGGACGCGATCGCCGCCACGTCGACCGACCGCTCGGACCGGCCGCTCTCCGACGTGGTCATCGAGCACATCGACGTCTCGGCCTGA
- a CDS encoding rhomboid family intramembrane serine protease — MGYQCVDCVAEGHRTARTGTTVAGAAPSGRPVVVPTLIGLNIVVFALTAVQAGNPMYNSMSALFRELSLVPGFVHEGEWWRVLTSGFLHIGPIHLVFNMLALWMLGRDLEIVLGRGRFLALYLASMLGGATAVMLFYGANEQVAGASGAVFGLMGALVVVLRRLRAPAGQVFGIIGLNVLISVVIPGISLIGHLGGLVVGAVATAALVYAPARNRAVVQTGAIGALTAVLALLIWITGF; from the coding sequence GTGGGCTACCAGTGCGTCGATTGCGTCGCCGAGGGACATCGCACCGCCCGGACGGGCACCACCGTGGCCGGTGCGGCGCCGAGCGGCCGTCCGGTGGTGGTGCCGACGCTGATCGGGCTCAACATCGTGGTCTTCGCCCTCACCGCGGTGCAGGCGGGCAACCCGATGTACAACTCCATGTCGGCGCTGTTCCGCGAGCTGTCCCTCGTGCCGGGGTTCGTGCACGAGGGCGAGTGGTGGCGGGTGCTCACCTCGGGGTTCCTGCACATCGGTCCGATCCACCTGGTGTTCAACATGCTGGCGCTGTGGATGCTGGGCCGGGATCTGGAGATCGTGCTCGGGCGCGGTCGCTTCCTCGCCCTGTACCTCGCCTCCATGCTCGGCGGCGCCACCGCGGTGATGCTCTTCTACGGCGCGAACGAGCAGGTGGCCGGCGCGTCGGGGGCCGTGTTCGGGCTGATGGGTGCGCTGGTCGTCGTGCTGCGGCGGCTCAGGGCACCCGCCGGGCAGGTCTTCGGGATCATCGGCCTCAATGTCCTGATCAGCGTCGTGATCCCGGGGATCTCGCTGATAGGCCACCTCGGCGGCCTCGTGGTCGGCGCGGTGGCCACGGCCGCTCTTGTCTATGCGCCCGCACGCAACCGCGCCGTGGTACAGACCGGCGCGATCGGCGCGCTCACCGCCGTGCTGGCGCTCCTGATCTGGATCACCGGCTTCTGA